In the genome of Osmerus mordax isolate fOsmMor3 chromosome 15, fOsmMor3.pri, whole genome shotgun sequence, one region contains:
- the LOC136958044 gene encoding somatomedin-B and thrombospondin type-1 domain-containing protein — protein MMWSFGEYASLLLVAAALGMYHLVEGGCSGKCCQGTDLTCVTTDWRMDRVYGTCYCDEGCIRTKDCCFDYSTECPAQPCVVTEWSYWSGCSQPCQPSLRVRRRHILQESRNSGEPCSSVEEKAGCREYRDHQGTHCGVNIGPAFITSIKFGRGRPKHDVYGTSLDPGFCMKYKMESLTPHCTLENQPHTQWMQYLREGYTVCVACQPPAMQNHSSSCQGDGQESDSDALLHWQAVGSPRCRGTWKRVQRTQQCSCPQVHSFVFI, from the exons ATGATGTGGTCCTTTGGGGAGTATGCCAGCTTGCTGTTGGTGGCAGCTGCTCTAGGAATGTACCACTtagtggagggggggtgctctGGAAAGTGTTGCCAAGGCACAGACCTCACCTGCGTGACGACCGATTGGAGGATGGACCGAGTATATGGAACGTGCTACTGTGACGAGGGCTGCATCAGGACCAAGGACTGCTGCTTCGACTACTCCACAGAGTGTCCAG cccagccgTGTGTGGTGACTGAGTGGAGTTACTGGAGCGGCTGCTCCCAGCCCTGCCAGCCCTCGCTGAGAGTCCGCCGGAGGCACATCCTGCAGGAGTCGAGAAACAGCGGAGAGCCCTGCTCCAGTGTGGAGGAGAAGGCTGGCTGCAGGGAATACAGAGACCACCAGGGGACTCACTGTGGAGTCAACATAG GTCCAGCATTCATCACCAGCATTAAGTTTGGTAGAGGAAGGCCAAAGCATGATGTCTATGGAACCTCTCTGGACCCTGG GTTCTGTATGAAATACAAGATGGAGTCTCTCACCCCTCACTGCACACTGGAgaaccagccacacacacaatggatgCAGTACTTAAGGGAGGGTTACACGGTGTGTGTGGCCTGCCAACCACCTGCCATGCAGAACCACAGCAGCAGTTGCCAAGGGGACGGACAAGAATCTGACAG tgatgCCCTGCTCCACTGGCAGGCAGTGGGAAGCCCTCGCTGCAGAGGCacgtggaagagagtccagaggACCCAGCAGTGTTCCTGCCCACAGGTTCACAGCTTTGTCTTCATATAA
- the terf1 gene encoding telomeric repeat-binding factor 1 encodes MAADTSQLETPCTDDDMVEFSKVTTLCKRWMIDFHFVSMCRYFKEDKLEEFEKTVINLDAILGSMPLINFDLSQKRSIAGFVTRVMHGKDLDMHYDGVEVTPLISAINIWKLLKETVADDRLFEDITNLLYVQSVAVCLEMGQCSMASTVLKWLLKECEIPQNLGIKLSSIIKRKDTYHSYLLNFSFARLLDAILNFLQAYLKLHPCDFLLKAATKVVKACPDQLEDSGTEESETQSQSTGESTPVTQDNKETPVKRPKKKLLSTKNELPWKPESGKKPVVVLRRIGNGEDGDRLQSGAASPTHPELKSRGKRKWTALQDQKIIEGVERYGEGKWSKILLFYDFGNRTGVMLKDRWRILKKHLMD; translated from the exons atggcggCTGATACAAGTCAACTGGAGACACCTTGCACGGATGATGATATGGTGGAATTTTCGAAAGTTACAACTCTTTGTAAACGATGGATGATTGACTTTCATTTTGTCAGTATGTGTCGTTACTTTAAGGAGGATAAACTAGAGGAATTTGAGAAAACGGTCATTAATTTGGACG CAATACTTGGGAGTATGCCTCTCATTAACTTCGATTTGTCTCAGAAGAGAAGCATAGCGGGGTTCGTCACTAGGGTAATGCACGGGAAGGATTTGG ACATGCATTATGATGGGGTTGAAGTGACACCTCTTATTTCTGCCATAAACATTTGGAAACTACTCAAAGAAACTGTGGCTGACGACCGTCTTTTTGAGGACATTACCAATCTCTTATATGTTCAG TCGGTGGCTGTGTGCTTGGAGATGGGTCAGTGCTCCATGGCCTCCACTGTCCTCAAGTGGCTGTTGAAGGAATGTGAAATCCCACAG AATTTGGGGATCAAGCTGTCATCCATCATAAAGAGGAAGGACACCTACCACTCGTACCTCCTCAACTTCAGCTTCGCTCGCCTACTGGATGCCATCCTGAACTTTCTGCAGGCCTACCTGAAACTGCACCCTTGTGACTTCCTCCTCAAG GCTGCCACCAAGGTGGTTAAGGCATGCCCTGACCAGCTGGAGGACTCGGGGACTGAAGAGAGTGAAACACAGTCACAGTCAACCGGTGAATCCACCCCAGTCACTCAGGA TAACAAAGAAACCCCGGTTAAGAG ACCCAAAAAGAAACTGCTGTCAACTAAGAATGAGCTCCCGTGGAAACCTGAATCTGGGAAGAAGCCTGTGGTTGTACTCAGGAGGATCGGAAACGGAG AAGACGGAGATCGGCTCCAGTCAGGAGCAGCCTCGCCTACCCACCCTGAGTTGAAGAGCAGAGGCAAGCGGAAG TGGACAGCGTTGCAGGATCAGAAGATCATTGAGGGCGTGGAACGCTACGGCGAGGGAAAGTGGTCTAAAATCCTGCTTTTCTACGACTTTGGGAATCGCACCGGTGTCATGCTCAAAGACCGCTGGAGGATTCTGAAGAAGCATTTAATGGATTAA